One Phycisphaera mikurensis NBRC 102666 DNA window includes the following coding sequences:
- the lepB gene encoding signal peptidase I gives MEDEQTPAPPATPPAAAPPIPARREPEAPRGPLGVLWHEWVKPLGTVLLVVMAVRSTIFDWNDVPSGSMRPTILEGDRIVVNKLAYGLNAPFNGPNLDVPFIGVSFANPLDFLPGWSWAAPKRGDTVTFWNPTPRELGPRGGPLRPGETPAENPSSGIRMVKRIVALPGETVEVIGGRLKITAADGTPVPVVYAPNPDPDVRFEDRGGVPVEVQPFLENLDGRVHAIHFLPGRGNYRDSPPYTLADRDGLADDEYYMVGDNRDNSRDGRYYQEVGHPVRGRDITGKALFVAVSFDGSLVRPVWSRFLKGLGGAEAEPGATPTGDP, from the coding sequence ATGGAAGACGAGCAGACGCCAGCCCCACCCGCCACGCCCCCCGCCGCTGCGCCGCCGATCCCCGCGCGGAGAGAGCCGGAGGCGCCCCGCGGCCCGCTGGGCGTGCTGTGGCACGAGTGGGTGAAGCCGCTGGGCACCGTGCTGCTCGTCGTGATGGCGGTGCGGTCGACGATCTTCGACTGGAACGACGTGCCCTCGGGTTCGATGCGGCCGACGATCCTCGAGGGCGACCGCATCGTGGTGAACAAGCTCGCGTACGGCCTGAACGCGCCCTTCAACGGCCCCAACCTCGACGTGCCCTTCATCGGCGTCAGCTTCGCCAACCCGCTGGACTTCCTGCCGGGCTGGAGCTGGGCCGCACCGAAGCGCGGCGACACCGTGACCTTCTGGAACCCGACCCCGCGGGAGCTCGGCCCGCGCGGCGGCCCGCTGCGACCCGGGGAGACGCCCGCGGAGAACCCCTCCTCGGGCATCCGCATGGTCAAGCGCATCGTGGCGCTGCCCGGCGAGACGGTGGAGGTGATCGGCGGGCGGTTGAAGATCACCGCCGCCGACGGCACGCCGGTCCCGGTCGTCTACGCCCCCAACCCCGACCCCGACGTCCGCTTCGAGGACCGCGGCGGCGTGCCGGTGGAGGTGCAGCCCTTCCTGGAGAACCTCGACGGCCGGGTGCACGCGATCCACTTCCTTCCCGGCCGCGGCAACTACCGCGACAGCCCGCCCTACACGCTGGCCGACCGCGACGGCCTCGCCGACGACGAGTACTACATGGTCGGCGACAACCGCGACAACAGCCGCGACGGCCGGTACTACCAGGAGGTGGGCCACCCCGTCCGCGGCCGCGACATCACCGGCAAGGCCCTCTTCGTCGCGGTCAGCTTCGACGGCTCCCTCGTGCGGCCGGTGTGGAGCCGGTTCCTCAAGGGCCTCGGCGGCGCCGAAGCCGAGCCGGGCGCGACGCCCACGGGGGATCCGTGA
- a CDS encoding DUF1802 family protein — MSDGAAVEVALKEWAIVCDLLAAGRMSFLLRKGGVHEDHGPGRFRLEEERFALFPAWEHEKLAWIKPDWLGGMRSEPVEEQPETLAIRAVAGVARAWVVPSREAFDRLEGLHPWAEPQVDLRFGYKPERPLYAVALRVTRLAEPRVIANRPAYAGCRSWVPLGGEAAVDPIGDPAVEPAELERRLAAIDAALG, encoded by the coding sequence GTGAGCGATGGCGCTGCGGTGGAGGTCGCGCTCAAGGAGTGGGCGATCGTCTGCGACCTGCTCGCCGCCGGGAGGATGAGCTTCCTCCTGCGCAAGGGCGGCGTGCACGAGGACCACGGCCCCGGCCGCTTCCGGCTCGAAGAGGAGCGCTTCGCGCTCTTCCCCGCCTGGGAGCACGAGAAGCTCGCCTGGATCAAGCCGGATTGGCTCGGTGGGATGCGGAGCGAGCCCGTCGAGGAGCAGCCCGAAACGCTGGCGATCCGGGCGGTCGCCGGGGTCGCCCGGGCCTGGGTGGTGCCGTCGCGCGAGGCCTTCGACCGCCTCGAGGGCCTGCACCCCTGGGCGGAGCCGCAGGTCGACCTGCGCTTCGGCTACAAGCCCGAGCGGCCGCTCTACGCCGTCGCGCTGCGGGTGACGCGCCTGGCCGAGCCCCGGGTGATCGCGAACCGGCCGGCGTACGCCGGCTGCCGCAGCTGGGTCCCGCTGGGGGGCGAGGCCGCGGTCGACCCGATCGGCGACCCGGCGGTGGAGCCGGCGGAGCTGGAACGCCGGCTGGCCGCGATCGACGCGGCGCTGGGCTGA
- a CDS encoding DUF501 domain-containing protein — translation MKQTAHGPRPFPTLYWLRDPALIHALSDLERRGTIAELVARVQSDQAFRDAVRGDHARYAAERWSLLGEGGRAEAERLGFAAALRDRGVGGAACHTAVKCLHAHAAHALADRAAGRTENVIGAEAIGRVAP, via the coding sequence TTGAAGCAAACGGCCCACGGCCCGCGGCCGTTCCCGACGCTGTACTGGCTCCGGGACCCGGCGTTGATCCACGCGCTGTCGGACCTGGAGCGCCGCGGGACGATCGCGGAGCTGGTGGCGAGGGTCCAAAGCGACCAAGCGTTCCGGGACGCCGTCCGCGGCGACCACGCGCGTTACGCGGCGGAGCGGTGGTCGCTGCTGGGCGAGGGCGGGCGGGCCGAGGCCGAGCGGCTGGGGTTCGCCGCGGCCTTGCGCGACCGGGGCGTGGGCGGTGCGGCCTGCCACACCGCGGTGAAGTGCCTGCACGCGCACGCGGCGCACGCGCTCGCGGACCGGGCCGCCGGCCGGACCGAGAACGTGATCGGGGCGGAAGCCATCGGCCGCGTCGCTCCCTGA
- a CDS encoding UDP-glucuronic acid decarboxylase family protein: protein MPETAPSPDAPASTPHQRVLVTGGAGFLGSHLCDRLVAQGHDVICLDNFFTSQKTNVAHLLGQRNFELIRHDVTEPITLEVDRIYNMACPASPVHYQYNPIKTMKVSVMGSINLLGMAKRTGARILQASTSEVYGDPTPEHHPQTESYRGNVNPIGVRACYDEGKRAAETLFFDYWRSNGVDIRVVRIFNTYGPRMHPFDGRVVTNFIVQALRGEDITLYGDGSQTRSFCYVDDLVDVIMAMMEHGGNAGGDPETFVGPVNIGNPGEFTIRQLAEKVIELTGSSSKLVELPLPKDDPLQRKPDISLAKEKLGWEPRVPLADGLQRTIAYFRSVDLGSFRKPTDHTAHTSSDRSRI, encoded by the coding sequence ATGCCCGAGACCGCCCCCTCCCCCGACGCGCCCGCCTCCACGCCCCACCAGCGCGTCCTGGTCACCGGCGGCGCCGGCTTCCTCGGCAGCCACCTGTGCGACCGGCTCGTGGCCCAGGGCCACGACGTCATCTGCCTCGACAACTTCTTCACCAGCCAGAAGACCAACGTGGCCCACCTCCTGGGCCAGCGCAACTTCGAGCTGATCCGCCACGACGTCACCGAGCCGATCACCCTCGAGGTCGACCGCATCTACAACATGGCCTGCCCGGCCAGCCCGGTGCACTACCAGTACAACCCGATCAAGACCATGAAGGTCTCGGTGATGGGCTCGATCAACCTGCTGGGCATGGCCAAGCGGACCGGCGCCCGGATCCTGCAGGCCAGCACCAGCGAGGTCTACGGCGACCCCACGCCCGAGCACCACCCCCAGACCGAGAGCTACCGCGGCAACGTGAACCCCATCGGCGTGCGGGCCTGCTACGACGAGGGGAAGCGCGCGGCCGAGACGCTGTTCTTCGACTACTGGCGCAGCAACGGCGTGGACATCCGCGTGGTTCGGATCTTCAACACCTACGGCCCGCGGATGCACCCCTTCGACGGGCGGGTCGTGACCAACTTCATCGTGCAGGCCCTCCGCGGCGAAGACATCACGCTCTACGGCGACGGCAGCCAGACGCGTAGCTTCTGCTACGTGGATGACCTCGTCGACGTGATCATGGCGATGATGGAGCACGGCGGGAACGCCGGGGGCGACCCCGAGACCTTCGTGGGTCCGGTGAACATCGGCAACCCCGGCGAGTTCACGATCCGCCAGCTCGCCGAGAAGGTGATCGAGCTGACCGGGTCGTCGTCGAAGCTGGTCGAGCTGCCCCTGCCCAAGGACGACCCGCTGCAGCGCAAGCCCGACATCTCGCTGGCCAAGGAGAAGCTCGGCTGGGAGCCCCGGGTCCCCCTGGCCGACGGCCTGCAGCGGACGATCGCGTACTTCAGGAGCGTGGACCTGGGCAGCTTCCGCAAGCCGACCGATCACACGGCCCACACCAGCAGCGACCGGTCCCGCATCTGA
- a CDS encoding mannose-1-phosphate guanylyltransferase, which translates to MRHAVIMAGGSGTRLWPMSVAEQPKQLIPFIGAGVGETEPDGSPAGRSLLAIAMDRLEGLVDDGHQWVCAGEATREPMLRGLPRLDASRFIGEPIGRDTLAAVVLAAAVLKKTDPDAVMAIFTADHIIEPVADFQRIVSEGFALAESAPNTLVTFGITPTQAATGYGYLQLGAAIDATPGFTVSAFKEKPDAQTAASYLDAGSEKYLWNSGMFVWSADAVLAAAAKFAPTQTAAIQEVVQSWGTDAYGPAIAEAYPGLEKISVDFAIMEPAAADDAFRVAAVPMPLSWLDVGSWPSFAETLDPDADGNAVSGAGEGNRAAVLMDASDNLVVSDDPDHCVALLGVSDLLVVRTGKSTLVCHRDHAEKIKALQKEVADRMGDAHV; encoded by the coding sequence ATGCGCCACGCCGTCATCATGGCCGGCGGCTCCGGCACCCGGCTCTGGCCGATGTCCGTCGCCGAGCAGCCCAAGCAGCTCATCCCCTTCATCGGCGCCGGCGTCGGGGAGACGGAGCCCGACGGCTCGCCCGCCGGCCGCTCGCTGCTCGCGATCGCGATGGACCGCCTCGAAGGCCTCGTCGACGACGGGCACCAGTGGGTCTGCGCGGGCGAGGCGACGCGGGAGCCGATGCTGCGCGGCCTCCCGCGGCTCGACGCCTCGCGCTTCATCGGCGAGCCGATCGGCCGCGACACGCTCGCGGCGGTGGTGCTCGCGGCGGCGGTGCTCAAGAAGACCGACCCCGACGCGGTGATGGCGATCTTCACCGCGGACCACATCATCGAGCCGGTGGCGGACTTCCAGCGCATCGTCTCGGAAGGCTTCGCGCTTGCGGAGAGCGCCCCCAACACCCTGGTCACCTTCGGCATCACGCCCACGCAGGCGGCGACCGGCTACGGCTACCTGCAGCTCGGGGCGGCGATCGACGCCACGCCCGGCTTCACCGTGTCCGCGTTCAAGGAGAAGCCCGACGCACAGACCGCGGCTTCCTACCTCGATGCCGGCAGCGAGAAGTACCTGTGGAACTCGGGCATGTTCGTCTGGTCGGCCGACGCCGTCCTCGCCGCCGCCGCCAAGTTCGCCCCGACGCAGACCGCGGCGATCCAGGAGGTCGTGCAGTCCTGGGGCACCGACGCGTACGGCCCGGCGATCGCCGAGGCCTACCCGGGTCTCGAGAAGATCAGCGTCGACTTCGCGATCATGGAGCCCGCCGCCGCGGACGACGCGTTTCGCGTCGCGGCGGTGCCGATGCCGCTTTCGTGGCTGGACGTGGGCTCGTGGCCCAGCTTCGCGGAGACGCTGGATCCCGACGCCGACGGCAACGCCGTCTCGGGCGCCGGCGAGGGGAACCGGGCCGCGGTGCTGATGGACGCGTCGGACAACCTCGTCGTCAGCGACGATCCCGATCACTGCGTCGCCCTGCTGGGTGTCAGCGACCTCCTCGTGGTTCGCACCGGGAAGTCGACGCTGGTCTGCCACCGGGACCACGCCGAGAAGATCAAGGCACTCCAGAAGGAAGTCGCCGACCGCATGGGCGACGCGCACGTCTGA
- a CDS encoding phosphotransferase enzyme family protein, whose protein sequence is MPPDSPQAKDTALQPAGRQTFAAFELASVLSHYDLGVIEEIHEFPKGSRKAPKLILKTDAGEYLLKRRAPSAFDREKAAFTHGLQVHLANKGFPLPRLMVTRSQERTMLRLSEQTYEVFQYIRGDAYDFSLDATRDSGQTLGIFHGLLQKYASNYTPPRGSYHASRSVMTALGMLEETLTRHAARAAPPEAETLERMSPLDRSPAELTAHLRSCYVDAVRKCESLGIKRWPSQVIHADWHGGNMLFRARRVVAVIDYDTSRYGPRVIDTANGALQFSMSSGGADPTAWGDGIEEDRFAAFLSGYDDAENDVLAQAELAAIPHLMIEALLAESVLPIAQTGFFARMDGQPFLSMIRRKVGWIRDHAERLVSLVE, encoded by the coding sequence ATGCCGCCCGACTCCCCCCAAGCCAAAGACACGGCGTTGCAGCCGGCCGGCCGGCAGACCTTCGCCGCCTTCGAGCTGGCGTCGGTCCTCAGCCACTACGACCTAGGCGTCATCGAGGAGATCCACGAGTTCCCCAAAGGCTCGCGGAAGGCGCCCAAGCTGATCCTCAAGACCGACGCCGGCGAGTACCTGCTCAAGCGGCGGGCGCCATCGGCTTTCGACCGCGAGAAAGCGGCCTTCACGCACGGGCTGCAGGTGCACCTGGCGAACAAGGGCTTCCCGCTCCCGCGGCTGATGGTCACGCGGAGCCAGGAGCGCACGATGCTCCGCCTCTCCGAGCAGACCTACGAGGTGTTCCAGTACATCCGGGGCGACGCGTACGACTTCTCCCTGGACGCCACCCGCGACTCCGGCCAGACCCTGGGCATCTTCCACGGGCTGCTGCAGAAGTACGCGAGCAACTACACGCCGCCCCGCGGGAGCTACCACGCGAGCCGGTCGGTGATGACCGCCCTGGGGATGCTCGAGGAGACCCTGACGCGGCACGCCGCCCGGGCCGCGCCGCCCGAAGCCGAGACGCTGGAGCGGATGAGCCCGCTGGACCGCTCGCCCGCGGAGCTCACCGCGCACCTGCGCTCGTGCTACGTCGACGCCGTGCGCAAGTGCGAGTCGCTGGGCATCAAGCGGTGGCCCAGCCAGGTGATCCACGCCGACTGGCACGGCGGGAACATGCTCTTCCGAGCCCGCCGCGTCGTCGCGGTGATCGACTACGACACCTCCCGCTACGGCCCGCGCGTCATCGACACCGCCAACGGGGCGCTGCAGTTCTCGATGAGCAGCGGCGGAGCCGACCCCACCGCCTGGGGCGACGGCATCGAGGAGGACCGCTTCGCGGCTTTCCTCTCCGGCTACGACGACGCCGAGAACGACGTGCTCGCCCAGGCCGAGCTCGCGGCGATCCCGCACCTGATGATCGAGGCCCTGCTCGCCGAGAGCGTGCTGCCCATCGCCCAGACCGGCTTCTTCGCCCGCATGGACGGCCAGCCCTTCCTCTCGATGATCCGCCGGAAGGTCGGCTGGATCCGGGACCACGCGGAGCGGCTGGTCTCGCTGGTGGAGTAG
- a CDS encoding PDZ domain-containing protein, whose translation MRPLFLDAHRLALALAVGAALAASPATADPVAAGVVERLDAASFTEREAATQTLMADATQTPDTLAAWLPLTRDRPEARARLLAAMHHQHLREARLALEGPDAGGGLLQRAGRATLRGPGPGSLGVSHRAFPAGAMPGVDEPSIAVVRTLPGFPAHAKLRVGDLIVGLNGRPVAWPEPAFPDAEDRARRRIEDRRQRLLADAARAATLFSEAVQTAGAGTSITLRVLRDGEPIEVALTLARSAALRSLYPGDGSRDPDLGWAARRDALLAAAGG comes from the coding sequence ATGAGGCCGCTTTTCTTGGATGCTCACCGGCTCGCGCTCGCCCTCGCGGTGGGGGCCGCGCTCGCCGCATCGCCGGCGACGGCGGACCCGGTGGCGGCGGGCGTGGTGGAGCGGCTGGACGCGGCCTCCTTCACCGAGCGGGAGGCGGCGACCCAGACGCTGATGGCGGACGCGACGCAGACGCCCGACACGCTCGCGGCGTGGCTGCCCCTCACGCGGGACCGGCCCGAGGCCCGGGCCCGGCTGCTCGCGGCGATGCACCACCAGCACCTGCGGGAGGCGCGGCTCGCGCTGGAGGGGCCCGACGCCGGCGGCGGGCTGCTCCAGCGCGCCGGCCGGGCGACCCTCCGCGGCCCCGGGCCCGGGTCGCTGGGCGTCTCCCACCGGGCCTTCCCCGCGGGCGCGATGCCGGGCGTGGACGAGCCCTCGATCGCGGTGGTCCGCACGCTGCCGGGCTTCCCCGCGCACGCGAAGCTGCGGGTGGGCGACCTGATCGTCGGCCTCAACGGCCGGCCGGTGGCGTGGCCCGAGCCGGCGTTTCCCGACGCCGAAGACCGGGCGAGGCGGCGCATCGAGGACCGGCGTCAGCGGCTGCTGGCCGACGCCGCCCGCGCCGCCACGCTCTTCAGCGAGGCGGTGCAGACCGCCGGCGCCGGCACGTCGATCACGCTCCGCGTCCTCCGCGACGGCGAGCCGATCGAGGTCGCGTTGACGCTGGCCCGCTCCGCAGCATTGCGGAGCCTGTACCCCGGCGACGGCAGCCGCGACCCCGACCTCGGCTGGGCCGCCCGCCGCGACGCCCTGCTCGCCGCAGCGGGCGGCTGA
- a CDS encoding GbsR/MarR family transcriptional regulator has translation MTDDPAILDPDGAADPVISPVQQKLILHFGEMGARWGVNRTVAQVHALLYLVERPLPADAISRVLQVARSNVSTSIRELLAWGIVHQVSILGERRDHFTTTADVWEMFQTIVDERKKRELDPTLELLGELVKEAEASDVENAHTRRRLRELHQMLGSLARWYTQVRHLPQGAIIRFVKMGSKVFTRLGIAS, from the coding sequence ATGACCGACGATCCTGCCATCCTTGATCCCGACGGCGCCGCAGACCCGGTGATCTCGCCGGTGCAGCAGAAGCTGATCCTGCACTTCGGCGAGATGGGCGCCCGCTGGGGCGTCAACCGCACGGTGGCTCAGGTCCACGCGCTGCTCTACCTCGTGGAGCGGCCGCTGCCCGCCGACGCGATCTCGCGCGTCCTGCAGGTCGCCCGGAGCAACGTCTCGACGTCGATCCGCGAGCTGCTCGCGTGGGGCATCGTCCACCAGGTCTCGATCCTGGGCGAGCGGCGCGACCACTTCACGACGACCGCGGACGTGTGGGAGATGTTCCAGACGATCGTCGACGAGCGCAAGAAGCGGGAGCTGGACCCGACCCTGGAGCTGCTCGGCGAGCTGGTGAAGGAGGCCGAGGCTTCGGACGTCGAGAACGCCCACACCCGCCGGCGGCTCCGCGAACTGCACCAGATGCTCGGCAGCCTCGCCCGCTGGTACACGCAGGTCCGCCACCTGCCGCAGGGGGCGATCATCCGCTTCGTGAAGATGGGCTCGAAGGTGTTCACGCGGCTGGGGATCGCCTCGTGA
- the corA gene encoding magnesium/cobalt transporter CorA, with product MRRPERHAPGLRAFREARRAVNRLGDAAGRGIRTVATAPLRRPPAAARHRTTPGSTPGMTPEQLAKMTPAAHAAVITRTDYGPDLHDVRVVPAAEELHRPPPEGVTVRWIHVDRVDDPAALAGLAKRYGLHPLAMEDVVHTNQRSKAEIFDSDDPENLRLFLVARMVRLREAAGEAHTPDGPEHAAVLSEQVSFFLGPRVLITFTEEPGDVWDQVRTRISRKKSRLRQNGAPFLLYALLDAIADAVFPVLEHHAERIEAIEDRIYTDPDEHVIGVVHDLKRELVHTRRELAPMRDMLRNLGEIDPELIDETTRLFLRDVHDHAVQAMEALEVHRESASGLADTWMNAMSTRMNEVMKVLTVIASLFIPASFFAGVFGMNFAQLPLSDSPYGFWIFVFLCGGSMLGLLGWFRWKRWI from the coding sequence ATGCGGCGGCCTGAGCGACACGCTCCGGGCCTGCGGGCCTTCCGCGAGGCCCGCCGCGCCGTCAACCGCCTCGGCGACGCGGCGGGCCGTGGCATCCGCACCGTCGCCACCGCGCCGCTACGCCGCCCGCCCGCCGCCGCCCGCCACCGCACCACGCCCGGCTCCACCCCGGGCATGACGCCCGAGCAGCTGGCGAAGATGACGCCCGCCGCGCACGCGGCGGTCATCACCCGCACCGACTACGGCCCCGACCTGCACGACGTGCGCGTCGTGCCCGCCGCCGAGGAGCTGCACCGCCCGCCGCCCGAGGGCGTCACCGTCCGCTGGATCCACGTCGACCGCGTGGACGATCCCGCCGCCCTCGCCGGCCTCGCGAAGCGCTACGGCCTGCATCCGCTGGCGATGGAGGACGTCGTCCACACGAACCAGCGGAGCAAGGCGGAGATCTTCGACAGCGACGACCCCGAGAACCTGCGGCTGTTTCTGGTCGCCCGCATGGTCCGCCTGCGGGAGGCCGCCGGCGAGGCCCACACCCCCGACGGGCCCGAGCACGCCGCCGTGCTCTCCGAGCAGGTGAGCTTCTTCCTGGGGCCCCGGGTGCTCATCACCTTCACGGAGGAGCCCGGCGACGTCTGGGACCAGGTGCGGACGCGGATCTCTCGGAAGAAGTCGCGGCTGCGGCAGAACGGCGCCCCCTTCCTCCTCTACGCCCTGCTCGACGCGATCGCCGACGCGGTCTTCCCCGTGCTCGAGCACCACGCCGAGCGGATCGAGGCGATCGAGGACCGCATCTACACCGACCCCGACGAGCACGTGATCGGCGTCGTCCACGACCTCAAGCGCGAGCTGGTCCACACCCGCCGCGAGCTGGCGCCCATGCGCGACATGCTGCGCAACCTCGGCGAGATCGACCCGGAGCTGATCGACGAGACGACGCGGCTGTTCCTGCGCGACGTCCACGACCACGCGGTCCAGGCGATGGAGGCGCTGGAGGTCCACCGCGAGTCCGCCAGCGGGCTGGCCGACACCTGGATGAACGCGATGAGCACCCGCATGAACGAGGTGATGAAGGTGCTCACCGTCATCGCCTCGCTGTTCATCCCCGCGAGCTTCTTCGCCGGCGTCTTCGGGATGAACTTTGCGCAGCTCCCGCTGTCCGACAGTCCCTACGGCTTCTGGATCTTCGTGTTCCTCTGCGGCGGCTCGATGCTCGGGCTGCTCGGCTGGTTCCGCTGGAAGAGGTGGATCTAG
- the xylB gene encoding xylulokinase: protein MPLLGLDIGTSGTKALLIDEDGRVLAGATARHTVQRPAPGHSEQDAAKWWTAVGRATRAVMSEAELGKDDVKAIGLSGQMHGAVFLGDKKKGARGADLVPLRPAILWNDQRAVPQCGDVVDAAGGRKKLIARTGSPALPGFQAPKALWVREHEPDVWGATKKLLLPKDYVRYRLTHELAAEPSDASGTGLYHVKKRRWHRKLIQKLGLDPDLLPVCADDSHSPTGGLTAGAARSLGIASGTPVVGGAGDQAAGAIGMGIVRAGLASATLGTSGVVFAHADRFEAEPGGRLHTMCHAVEGAWCVFGCMLSAAGSLAWWNEAVAEGTEVGDLVKEAEKAGASATDGLYFLPYLTGERCPHPDPDARGCFLGLNPSHGRGAMTRALLEGVGYGMAVQVKLLREQLKLPVDRLRMAGGGSRSGLWRQVLADAADAPTVLTNAAADAPAYGVALLAGVGAGVWSSVQEATAGIEESTRQEPDEAATKRHACRMAQHDRLYAALRPEFPRLAARSENAAA, encoded by the coding sequence ATGCCTCTCCTCGGACTCGACATCGGAACCTCCGGCACCAAAGCCCTGCTCATCGACGAGGACGGCCGCGTGCTCGCGGGCGCGACGGCACGGCACACGGTGCAGCGGCCGGCGCCGGGGCACAGCGAGCAGGACGCGGCGAAGTGGTGGACGGCCGTGGGCAGAGCGACCCGGGCGGTGATGAGCGAGGCGGAGCTGGGCAAGGACGACGTGAAGGCGATCGGCCTCTCGGGGCAGATGCACGGCGCCGTGTTTCTGGGCGACAAGAAGAAGGGCGCCCGCGGCGCGGACCTCGTGCCGCTGCGGCCGGCGATCCTCTGGAACGACCAGCGGGCGGTGCCGCAGTGCGGCGACGTCGTCGACGCCGCCGGCGGGCGGAAGAAGCTGATCGCCCGGACCGGCAGCCCGGCGCTGCCCGGCTTCCAGGCGCCCAAAGCGCTGTGGGTGCGGGAGCACGAGCCCGATGTGTGGGGCGCTACGAAGAAGCTGCTGCTCCCCAAGGACTACGTCCGCTACCGGCTCACCCACGAGCTGGCGGCCGAGCCCAGCGACGCCTCGGGCACGGGGCTGTACCACGTGAAGAAGCGGCGCTGGCACCGGAAGTTGATCCAGAAGCTCGGCCTGGACCCCGACCTGCTGCCCGTCTGCGCGGACGACTCCCACTCGCCCACCGGCGGGTTGACCGCGGGCGCCGCCCGCTCGCTGGGCATCGCTTCCGGCACGCCGGTGGTCGGCGGGGCGGGCGACCAGGCCGCGGGCGCGATCGGCATGGGCATCGTGAGGGCCGGCCTCGCGTCGGCGACGCTGGGCACCTCCGGCGTGGTCTTCGCCCACGCCGACCGCTTCGAGGCCGAGCCCGGGGGCCGGCTGCACACGATGTGCCACGCGGTGGAAGGGGCCTGGTGCGTCTTCGGCTGCATGCTCTCGGCCGCCGGGAGCCTCGCGTGGTGGAACGAAGCGGTCGCGGAGGGCACGGAGGTCGGGGATCTCGTGAAGGAGGCCGAGAAAGCCGGCGCCTCGGCCACCGACGGGCTGTACTTCCTTCCCTACCTGACCGGTGAGCGGTGCCCCCACCCCGATCCCGACGCCCGCGGCTGCTTCCTGGGCCTGAACCCCTCGCACGGGCGCGGGGCGATGACGCGGGCGCTGCTCGAGGGCGTGGGCTACGGCATGGCCGTGCAGGTGAAGCTGCTCCGCGAGCAGCTGAAGCTCCCGGTGGACCGGCTGCGGATGGCCGGCGGCGGGAGCCGCTCGGGGTTGTGGCGGCAGGTCCTCGCCGACGCGGCCGACGCGCCCACGGTGCTCACCAACGCCGCGGCCGACGCGCCGGCCTACGGCGTGGCGCTGCTCGCCGGCGTGGGCGCCGGCGTGTGGTCGTCGGTCCAGGAGGCCACCGCCGGCATCGAGGAGAGCACGCGGCAGGAGCCCGATGAAGCCGCGACGAAGCGGCACGCCTGCCGGATGGCGCAGCACGACCGTCTCTACGCGGCGCTGCGGCCGGAGTTCCCGCGGCTTGCTGCGAGGAGCGAGAATGCGGCGGCCTGA
- a CDS encoding M48 family metalloprotease, with protein sequence MRFRTHRSRGRGASSLLGGRGGSLKMRLLIGGGLALVALFSYWTASDVNPITGESQRISMEEVEEVRLGLASAPQMASEFGGVSSNAQGQRLLEEIGRRLVAAIPEVYPQAGEIPWEFSFTLLEDDQTVNAFALPGGPTFITDALFDRLETEDELAGVMGHEIVHVIQRHGAERMHKQNLLQGLAGAAVAGTGEYTAAEVVSFVGNFKMMSYGRDQETQCDLEGLKLMAAAGYDPYGMVRVMEVLAGASGGASGPEWASSHPSPEGRIETIKREIQRLGLGDRAGVR encoded by the coding sequence ATGCGATTCCGAACCCACCGATCCCGTGGCCGCGGCGCCTCCTCCCTGCTCGGGGGGCGCGGCGGCTCGCTCAAGATGCGGCTGTTGATCGGCGGCGGGCTCGCGCTGGTGGCGCTGTTCAGCTACTGGACCGCGTCGGACGTGAACCCGATCACCGGCGAGAGCCAGCGGATCTCGATGGAAGAGGTCGAGGAGGTGCGGCTGGGCCTCGCCAGCGCCCCGCAGATGGCGTCGGAGTTCGGTGGCGTCTCCAGCAACGCGCAGGGCCAGCGCCTGCTCGAAGAGATCGGCAGACGCCTCGTCGCGGCGATCCCGGAGGTGTACCCCCAGGCCGGCGAGATCCCCTGGGAGTTCAGCTTCACGCTGCTCGAGGACGACCAGACGGTGAACGCGTTTGCGCTGCCCGGCGGCCCGACCTTCATCACCGACGCGCTCTTCGACCGGCTCGAGACCGAGGACGAACTCGCCGGCGTCATGGGCCACGAGATCGTGCACGTGATCCAGCGGCACGGGGCTGAGCGGATGCACAAGCAGAACCTCCTGCAGGGGCTCGCCGGCGCCGCCGTCGCGGGCACGGGCGAGTACACGGCCGCCGAGGTCGTCAGCTTCGTCGGCAACTTCAAGATGATGAGCTACGGCCGCGACCAGGAGACGCAGTGCGACCTGGAGGGTCTCAAGCTGATGGCCGCCGCCGGCTACGACCCCTACGGCATGGTCCGCGTGATGGAGGTGCTGGCCGGCGCCAGCGGCGGGGCGAGCGGGCCGGAGTGGGCCAGCAGCCACCCGTCCCCGGAGGGTCGGATCGAGACGATCAAGCGGGAGATCCAGCGGCTCGGGCTGGGGGATCGAGCCGGGGTCCGGTAG